The Pseudarthrobacter sulfonivorans genome includes a window with the following:
- a CDS encoding ABC-F family ATP-binding cassette domain-containing protein: protein MITVQDLELRAGARLLMDQVSFRIDKGDKIGLVGRNGAGKTTLTRVLAGEGQPAGGKVTRSGEIGYLPQDPRTPDMEQLARDRILSARGLDIAVNKLKQTHEDMASEDTEIQRKAMNRYDRLESEFLAAGGYAAEAEAAAICSNLALPDRLLNQPLKTLSGGQRRRVELARILYSDAETMLLDEPTNHLDADSITWLREFLKNHQGGLIVISHDTELLEATVNKVFLLDPNRAKVDFYNMNWKRYLLQRETDERARKRERANAEKKAQVLIDQANKMRAKATKAVAAQNMAKRAERLLGGLEAVRATDRVAALRFPDPSPCGKTPLTADGLSKSYGSLEIFTDVDLAIDRGSKVVILGLNGAGKTTLLRMLAGVDKPDTGEVVAGHGLKVGYYAQEHETLDVDRTVLQNMRSSAPDMNDAEVRNILGSFLFSGDDVDKPAGVLSGGEKTRLALATIVASSANVLLLDEPTNNLDPASRAEILGALSNYTGAVVLVSHDEGAVEALNPERVVLLPDGIEDHWNEDYLDLITLA from the coding sequence GTGATTACTGTCCAGGATCTTGAACTGCGCGCCGGCGCCCGGCTCCTCATGGACCAGGTGAGCTTCCGCATCGACAAGGGCGACAAGATCGGCCTCGTCGGCCGTAACGGCGCAGGCAAGACTACCCTGACCCGGGTGCTCGCGGGCGAAGGCCAGCCCGCCGGCGGCAAGGTTACGCGCAGCGGCGAGATCGGCTACCTGCCGCAGGATCCCCGGACCCCGGACATGGAACAGCTGGCCCGCGACCGCATCCTCTCCGCCCGCGGCCTGGACATCGCCGTCAACAAGCTCAAGCAGACCCATGAGGACATGGCCAGCGAGGACACGGAGATCCAGCGCAAGGCGATGAACCGCTATGACCGGCTGGAATCCGAGTTCCTGGCCGCCGGCGGATACGCGGCCGAGGCCGAGGCCGCCGCGATCTGCTCCAACCTGGCCCTCCCGGACCGGCTGCTGAACCAGCCGCTCAAGACCCTGTCCGGCGGCCAGCGCCGTCGTGTCGAACTCGCCCGGATCCTGTACTCGGACGCCGAAACGATGCTCCTCGATGAGCCCACCAACCACCTCGACGCGGATTCCATCACCTGGCTCCGCGAGTTCCTGAAGAACCACCAGGGCGGCCTGATCGTGATCAGCCACGACACCGAGCTGCTCGAAGCCACCGTCAACAAAGTGTTCCTGCTGGATCCCAACCGCGCCAAGGTCGACTTCTACAACATGAACTGGAAGCGCTACCTGCTCCAGCGCGAAACGGATGAGCGCGCCCGCAAGCGTGAGCGCGCCAACGCGGAGAAGAAGGCCCAGGTCCTCATCGACCAGGCCAACAAAATGCGTGCCAAGGCCACCAAGGCCGTGGCAGCGCAGAACATGGCCAAGCGTGCCGAACGTCTCCTGGGCGGCCTCGAAGCCGTCCGCGCGACCGACCGCGTGGCAGCCCTGCGCTTCCCGGATCCGTCACCCTGCGGCAAGACCCCGCTAACCGCGGACGGACTCAGCAAGTCCTACGGCTCACTGGAGATCTTCACCGACGTGGACCTGGCCATCGACCGCGGCTCCAAGGTGGTTATCCTGGGCCTCAACGGCGCCGGCAAGACCACGCTCCTGCGGATGCTTGCCGGCGTCGACAAGCCGGACACCGGCGAGGTCGTTGCGGGCCACGGCCTGAAGGTGGGCTACTACGCCCAGGAGCACGAGACGCTCGACGTGGACCGCACCGTCTTGCAAAACATGCGCTCCTCCGCCCCGGACATGAACGACGCGGAGGTCCGCAACATCCTGGGCTCGTTCCTGTTCTCCGGAGACGACGTCGACAAGCCCGCCGGTGTGCTCTCCGGCGGCGAGAAGACCCGGCTGGCCCTGGCCACCATCGTGGCCTCAAGCGCGAACGTGTTGCTCCTTGACGAGCCCACTAACAACCTCGACCCGGCCAGCCGCGCCGAAATCCTCGGGGCCCTGAGCAACTACACCGGCGCCGTCGTCCTCGTGAGCCACGATGAAGGTGCCGTCGAAGCGCTGAACCCCGAGCGTGTCGTGCTGCTGCCTGACGGCATCGAGGACCACTGGAACGAAGACTACCTGGACCTGATTACGCTGGCTTAG
- a CDS encoding thiolase family protein encodes MPPGDGLPADRQPVIIAARRTAVRRANGALKELRAHQLLAPVLANLLADTHVPAEEVTDVVIGNAVGGGGNVARLALLEAGLPVGVPGLTVDRQCGSGLDAIVLAARLVAAGGNPVYLAGGVESISTAPLRAHRNDDGEPDFFVRAQFVPHSFGDPDMGVAAENVAARFTVSRERQDASALRSHQRALAAAKAGFFAGEITTLETSAGPISADDGPRPGLSAAVLKRFPPAFVPGGTVTAGNSCFDADAASAVVITSLQRARELGVTDGLLVLATDTAGVDPELLGIGAAVAAERLLQARGLSAASVDLVEFNEAFASQTLACLDQLGIDPDRVNLDGGALALGHAYGASGAVLVTRLLAQARRAGNPGSLALALISIAGGMGTAALLRYELLSGDHKAP; translated from the coding sequence ATGCCGCCCGGCGATGGGCTGCCGGCGGACCGGCAGCCCGTGATCATCGCGGCGCGGCGTACCGCGGTCCGGCGCGCCAACGGTGCGCTGAAGGAACTGCGTGCCCACCAGCTTCTCGCACCGGTTCTGGCCAACCTCCTGGCAGACACCCACGTACCGGCCGAAGAAGTCACGGATGTGGTGATCGGCAACGCCGTGGGCGGCGGCGGCAACGTGGCCCGCCTTGCCCTGCTTGAGGCGGGCCTGCCGGTCGGTGTGCCGGGACTGACCGTTGACCGCCAGTGCGGGTCAGGCCTGGATGCCATCGTTCTGGCCGCCCGGCTGGTTGCCGCCGGCGGCAACCCCGTGTATCTCGCCGGGGGAGTGGAGAGCATCAGCACGGCTCCGCTGCGGGCCCACCGGAACGACGACGGCGAGCCTGACTTTTTTGTCCGGGCCCAGTTTGTGCCGCACAGCTTCGGCGACCCGGATATGGGGGTCGCGGCCGAGAACGTAGCGGCCCGGTTCACGGTCAGCCGGGAGCGGCAGGATGCCTCGGCGCTGCGCAGCCACCAGCGGGCGCTGGCCGCCGCCAAAGCAGGATTTTTTGCCGGCGAGATCACCACCCTGGAGACGTCCGCTGGACCCATCAGCGCCGACGACGGCCCCCGCCCCGGCCTGTCCGCCGCGGTTCTCAAGCGGTTCCCGCCCGCCTTTGTGCCGGGGGGCACTGTCACCGCCGGGAACTCATGCTTCGACGCGGACGCCGCTTCCGCCGTCGTCATCACTTCATTGCAGCGGGCACGGGAACTGGGAGTCACAGACGGGCTCCTGGTGCTGGCCACGGACACCGCCGGTGTGGACCCCGAGCTGCTGGGGATCGGCGCAGCGGTTGCCGCGGAGCGGCTCCTGCAGGCGAGGGGGCTCTCGGCTGCCAGCGTGGACCTGGTGGAATTCAACGAAGCCTTCGCGTCCCAGACCCTGGCCTGCCTGGACCAGCTGGGCATTGATCCGGACCGGGTCAACCTCGACGGCGGGGCGCTGGCATTGGGCCACGCCTACGGGGCGTCCGGGGCCGTACTGGTGACCCGGCTTCTCGCGCAGGCCCGGCGTGCCGGCAATCCTGGATCGTTGGCGCTGGCGCTCATCAGTATTGCCGGCGGCATGGGCACGGCGGCGCTGCTGCGGTACGAGTTGCTGTCCGGCGACCACAAGGCTCCCTAA
- a CDS encoding SURF1 family cytochrome oxidase biogenesis protein, protein MYRFLFSSKWLGYLLLAAIFAAACVFLGRWQMDRRAETLAEINRVVTNYSATPISFDEARDEFSALDPSKEWTQVELQGTYDPDGQRIVRNRPLNGQPGYEVVVPFKLETGETVVIDRGWLPIGNKNPGSPDSIPAPPAGPVTAVVRLKHGEPQLDRGAPDGQLASIDLPTYADQLGYPVLTGAYGQLASESPAPADMPFPFPKPATEEGTHLSYSLQWFAFGVLMFVGFGYAARQQARNAAIDAEDTAEGEEGLTDSGSTVHSAAAAARRRPPVARKRKKATAEEEEDALLDAQGY, encoded by the coding sequence ATGTACCGCTTCCTCTTTTCCAGCAAGTGGCTGGGATACCTCCTGCTTGCCGCCATCTTTGCCGCTGCCTGCGTCTTCCTCGGCCGCTGGCAGATGGACCGCCGCGCAGAGACCCTCGCGGAGATCAACCGCGTGGTCACCAACTATTCCGCCACACCCATCTCCTTCGACGAGGCGAGGGACGAGTTCTCCGCCCTGGACCCGTCGAAGGAATGGACCCAGGTGGAACTGCAGGGCACGTATGATCCCGACGGCCAGCGGATTGTCCGCAACCGTCCACTGAACGGGCAGCCCGGGTATGAGGTGGTTGTCCCGTTCAAGCTGGAGACCGGTGAAACCGTGGTGATCGACCGCGGCTGGCTGCCCATCGGCAACAAGAACCCGGGCAGTCCTGATTCCATCCCGGCGCCTCCCGCCGGACCCGTGACCGCCGTCGTCCGCCTCAAGCACGGCGAGCCGCAGTTGGACCGCGGCGCCCCCGACGGCCAGCTTGCTTCCATCGATCTCCCCACTTACGCGGACCAATTGGGCTATCCCGTACTCACCGGCGCTTACGGGCAGCTGGCGTCTGAATCTCCCGCCCCCGCTGACATGCCGTTCCCGTTCCCGAAGCCGGCCACCGAAGAAGGCACGCACCTGTCCTATTCGTTGCAGTGGTTCGCGTTTGGGGTGCTGATGTTCGTGGGCTTCGGGTACGCCGCACGGCAGCAGGCCAGGAATGCCGCGATTGACGCCGAAGACACCGCAGAGGGCGAAGAAGGCTTGACGGATTCGGGCAGTACCGTCCACTCAGCGGCTGCCGCCGCCCGCCGTCGTCCCCCCGTAGCCCGCAAGCGCAAGAAGGCCACCGCCGAAGAAGAGGAAGACGCACTCCTGGACGCGCAGGGCTACTGA
- a CDS encoding biotin transporter BioY, whose translation MSQTDTAVNGTASRLRNRWNATDLGLIAVFAALVAGSAMVPGIAANVFGIPITFQTLAVMLTGLMLGPGRGFAAVGLYTLLGLAGLPIFSQGRSGLGILAGPSAGYIIAFPIAAAVVGWLATVVIRRTTRARALLFFASAMVTSIAVVHTLGVAGIALNTKASLGEAFLADLIFYPGDVIKNILAAVIAVALHRAFPDVLVRRVKRINN comes from the coding sequence ATGAGCCAGACTGACACTGCCGTCAACGGCACCGCTTCCCGCCTCCGGAACCGCTGGAACGCTACCGACCTAGGCCTGATCGCCGTCTTCGCTGCACTCGTTGCCGGCTCCGCCATGGTGCCCGGCATCGCGGCGAACGTGTTCGGCATCCCCATCACTTTCCAGACCCTTGCGGTGATGCTCACCGGACTGATGCTGGGCCCGGGCCGGGGTTTCGCCGCCGTCGGCCTGTACACCCTCCTGGGCCTGGCCGGCCTGCCGATCTTCAGCCAGGGCCGCAGCGGCCTGGGCATCCTGGCCGGACCGTCGGCCGGCTACATCATTGCTTTCCCCATCGCAGCAGCCGTTGTAGGCTGGCTCGCCACCGTGGTGATCCGGCGGACAACACGTGCCCGGGCGCTGTTGTTCTTCGCGTCGGCGATGGTCACCAGCATCGCCGTCGTGCACACGCTCGGAGTTGCCGGGATCGCCCTGAACACCAAAGCGTCACTGGGTGAAGCCTTCCTCGCAGACCTGATCTTCTACCCCGGTGACGTGATTAAGAACATCCTCGCCGCGGTGATCGCCGTGGCTCTGCACCGGGCATTTCCCGACGTCCTGGTCCGCCGGGTGAAGCGGATCAACAACTAG
- a CDS encoding energy-coupling factor ABC transporter ATP-binding protein has product MATISFRQAEVAVAVDNRPEPKSLLQDVTLELTEQRIGVIGANGSGKSTLLRLINGLVQPTSGTVSVEGADTVRAVRAVRRQVGFVFTDPLSQLVMPTGREDVELSLRRPVRNGAERRRLAEAALERLGLLPLADQSIYELSGGERQLMALAAVLAVNPAVLVLDEPSTLLDLRNRELLRRTLSGLDQQIVMSTHDLDLALEMDRVLVVEAGRVMFDGGAAAAVDAYRALVTNGLAAP; this is encoded by the coding sequence ATGGCAACCATTTCATTCCGGCAGGCCGAAGTGGCCGTTGCCGTTGACAACCGCCCGGAACCCAAGTCCCTGCTCCAGGACGTCACGCTTGAGCTGACCGAACAGCGCATCGGCGTGATCGGGGCCAACGGGTCCGGCAAGTCCACGCTGCTGCGGCTGATAAACGGCCTGGTCCAGCCAACTTCCGGCACCGTGTCGGTGGAGGGCGCCGATACTGTCCGGGCCGTGCGGGCGGTCCGCAGGCAGGTGGGGTTCGTCTTCACGGATCCCTTGTCGCAGCTGGTGATGCCCACAGGGCGCGAGGACGTGGAGCTTTCGCTGCGCCGCCCGGTCCGCAACGGGGCGGAGCGGCGCCGGCTGGCCGAAGCGGCCCTGGAGCGCCTCGGCCTGCTGCCGCTCGCGGACCAAAGCATCTACGAACTCTCCGGCGGTGAACGCCAGCTGATGGCCCTCGCAGCTGTGCTGGCCGTGAACCCCGCTGTCCTGGTGCTGGATGAACCGTCCACCCTCCTGGACCTCCGGAACCGAGAACTCCTGCGCCGCACCCTGTCCGGCCTCGACCAGCAGATCGTGATGTCCACGCACGACCTCGACCTTGCCCTGGAAATGGACCGCGTACTCGTAGTGGAGGCAGGGCGCGTGATGTTCGACGGCGGCGCGGCGGCAGCCGTGGACGCGTACCGGGCGCTGGTCACCAACGGACTGGCCGCGCCGTGA
- the ypfJ gene encoding KPN_02809 family neutral zinc metallopeptidase: MSFNDNVQLDPSQVQDRRGMGRGAKVGGGIGGGIVLLIAVLLGVNPALLEGLTGGAGTADQNQGTAPACTTGADADARLDCRITGTVNSLNAFWPAYLQQYNVQYPQPETVIFDQAVNSACGTASSAVGPFYCPADSTAYFDPGFFQDLVDRFGSSGGPLAQEYVVAHEFGHHIQNVLGYIDRAQQDPQGPESGAVRVELQADCYAGLWVKHASTQPGPDGQPFLEPITQQDLNDALSAASAVGDDRIQEAATGQVSPEAWTHGSSEQRQKWFYTGYQTGDINQCDTFSAPIL; the protein is encoded by the coding sequence ATGAGCTTCAATGACAACGTGCAGCTGGACCCTTCCCAGGTTCAGGACCGGCGTGGCATGGGCCGTGGGGCCAAAGTCGGCGGCGGCATCGGTGGCGGAATCGTCCTTCTGATAGCTGTGCTCCTTGGCGTCAACCCCGCCTTGCTCGAAGGCCTGACCGGCGGGGCGGGCACGGCTGATCAGAACCAGGGCACGGCCCCGGCCTGCACCACGGGGGCCGACGCCGACGCGCGGCTGGACTGCCGGATCACCGGCACGGTGAACAGCCTGAACGCGTTCTGGCCGGCGTATCTCCAGCAATACAACGTGCAGTACCCGCAGCCGGAGACTGTGATCTTCGACCAGGCCGTCAACAGCGCGTGCGGGACGGCTTCCAGCGCGGTGGGCCCCTTCTACTGCCCGGCTGACAGCACCGCCTACTTCGATCCCGGGTTCTTCCAGGATCTCGTGGACCGCTTCGGATCCTCGGGAGGTCCCCTGGCGCAGGAGTACGTGGTGGCACACGAATTCGGCCACCACATCCAGAACGTGCTGGGGTACATCGACCGCGCGCAGCAGGACCCGCAGGGCCCCGAGTCGGGCGCCGTCCGCGTGGAACTCCAGGCCGACTGCTATGCCGGCCTCTGGGTAAAGCACGCCTCAACCCAGCCCGGACCCGACGGCCAGCCGTTCCTGGAACCGATCACCCAGCAGGACCTGAACGATGCCCTGTCGGCAGCGTCAGCGGTGGGCGATGACCGGATCCAGGAAGCCGCCACCGGACAGGTCTCGCCCGAGGCCTGGACGCACGGATCCAGCGAACAGCGGCAGAAATGGTTCTACACCGGCTACCAGACCGGCGACATCAACCAGTGCGACACATTCTCGGCGCCCATTCTCTGA
- the sufC gene encoding Fe-S cluster assembly ATPase SufC, whose translation MSTLEIKDLHVSIDTEQGTKEILKGVSLTIKTGQTHAIMGPNGSGKSTLASTIAGHPRYKVTSGTITLDGEDVLAMTVDQRARAGVFLAMQYPVEVPGVSMTNFLRTAKTAIDGEAPKLRTWTKDVKAAMAQLRIDADFAERNVNEGFSGGEKKRVEILQLELFKPKFAILDETDSGLDVDALKVVSEGVNRAHETGNMGTLLITHYTRILRYIKPDFVHVFVDGQVVEEGGPELADRLEDEGYDRYATGAGAATIAAAAQA comes from the coding sequence ATGTCTACTCTTGAGATCAAGGACCTGCACGTCAGCATTGACACGGAGCAGGGCACCAAGGAGATCCTGAAGGGCGTCAGCCTGACCATCAAGACCGGTCAGACCCACGCCATCATGGGCCCCAACGGTTCAGGCAAGTCCACCCTGGCATCCACCATTGCCGGGCACCCGCGCTACAAGGTCACCAGCGGAACCATCACGCTCGACGGCGAAGATGTCCTCGCGATGACCGTTGACCAGCGGGCCCGCGCCGGCGTCTTCCTGGCCATGCAGTACCCCGTGGAGGTCCCCGGTGTCAGCATGACCAACTTCCTGCGCACCGCCAAGACCGCCATCGACGGCGAAGCACCCAAGCTGCGCACCTGGACCAAGGACGTCAAGGCGGCAATGGCCCAGCTTCGCATCGACGCAGACTTCGCCGAGCGCAACGTCAACGAGGGCTTCTCCGGCGGCGAGAAGAAGCGCGTGGAGATCCTCCAGCTGGAACTCTTCAAGCCGAAGTTCGCCATCCTGGACGAGACCGACTCGGGGCTGGACGTTGACGCCCTTAAGGTTGTCTCCGAAGGCGTCAACCGTGCACACGAAACGGGCAACATGGGCACGCTGCTCATCACGCACTACACCCGCATCCTGCGCTACATCAAGCCTGACTTCGTCCACGTCTTCGTCGACGGCCAGGTTGTCGAAGAGGGCGGCCCGGAACTGGCTGACCGCCTCGAAGACGAAGGCTACGACCGTTACGCCACGGGCGCCGGCGCAGCCACCATCGCTGCTGCCGCACAGGCCTAG
- a CDS encoding metal-sulfur cluster assembly factor translates to MTEINAARTGLEDVEEALKDVIDPELGVNIVDLGLLYGLKYSDDDGALLIDMTLTTAACPLTDVIEEQVGKSLDGVVDDWRLNWVWMPPWGPERITDDGKDQMRALGFNI, encoded by the coding sequence ATGACCGAAATCAATGCGGCCCGCACGGGCCTCGAAGATGTCGAAGAGGCACTCAAGGACGTCATCGACCCGGAACTCGGTGTGAACATCGTGGACCTCGGGCTGTTGTACGGCCTGAAGTACTCCGACGACGACGGCGCGCTGCTGATCGACATGACGCTCACCACGGCCGCCTGCCCGCTCACCGATGTCATCGAGGAGCAGGTAGGCAAGTCCCTTGACGGCGTCGTTGACGACTGGCGCCTGAACTGGGTGTGGATGCCGCCTTGGGGTCCGGAGCGGATCACCGATGACGGCAAGGACCAGATGCGGGCCCTCGGCTTCAACATCTGA
- a CDS encoding non-heme iron oxygenase ferredoxin subunit produces the protein MTDQPKGEFVCKTDEIQLKQALRILIDDYPVAIVKDSMGDIHAIGDTCSHADISLSEGEVEGCMIECWGHGSQFDLRSGEPLQLPAYDPVPVFAVEIVGDEVYVDFTNVLNGAEAPNFS, from the coding sequence ATGACTGACCAGCCAAAGGGCGAATTTGTCTGCAAGACGGATGAAATCCAGCTCAAGCAGGCGCTCCGGATCCTGATCGATGACTACCCGGTAGCCATTGTGAAGGACTCCATGGGAGACATCCACGCCATCGGGGACACCTGCTCGCACGCGGACATCTCACTGTCCGAGGGCGAAGTGGAAGGGTGCATGATCGAATGCTGGGGCCACGGCTCCCAGTTCGACCTGCGCAGCGGTGAGCCGCTCCAGCTGCCCGCCTACGATCCCGTCCCGGTGTTCGCCGTCGAGATCGTCGGCGACGAGGTCTACGTGGACTTCACGAACGTGCTCAACGGAGCGGAAGCCCCGAACTTCAGCTAG
- a CDS encoding energy-coupling factor transporter transmembrane component T family protein has translation MRGHGFLLANYVPGNSVIHRTPLAVKFLLVVGCGLVSFLVVDWLVSAAVLAALGALFLLTGAGAQRLVSAVRPVALVLVVIGLFQWWQLGAPTAARIVLNILVCVVAASLLTATTPMQRILDGVVSLATPFRRLGADPERFALTIAIMLRSIPYIAGAFADVRDSARARGLERNPRALVLPVFITTVAFARQTGEALAARGLGDAED, from the coding sequence GTGAGAGGGCACGGTTTCCTGCTGGCCAACTACGTCCCGGGGAATTCCGTCATCCACCGGACGCCGCTGGCAGTAAAGTTCCTGCTGGTGGTGGGCTGCGGCCTGGTGTCTTTCCTGGTGGTCGACTGGCTGGTCTCCGCCGCGGTGCTGGCCGCGCTCGGCGCACTTTTTCTCCTGACCGGCGCCGGAGCCCAGCGGCTCGTGAGTGCTGTCCGTCCTGTTGCCCTGGTGCTGGTGGTCATCGGCCTGTTCCAGTGGTGGCAGCTCGGTGCCCCCACAGCCGCCCGGATTGTCCTGAACATCCTGGTCTGCGTGGTGGCGGCATCCCTGTTGACGGCCACCACGCCCATGCAGCGGATCCTGGACGGCGTGGTGTCGCTGGCCACTCCATTCCGCCGCCTTGGCGCGGACCCTGAACGTTTTGCGCTGACCATCGCCATCATGCTCCGCAGCATCCCGTATATCGCCGGCGCCTTTGCAGACGTCAGGGATTCCGCCCGGGCCCGCGGGCTTGAGCGCAACCCGCGTGCCCTCGTGCTGCCCGTCTTCATCACCACCGTGGCCTTCGCCCGTCAGACCGGCGAAGCGCTGGCTGCCCGCGGGCTGGGCGACGCGGAGGACTGA
- a CDS encoding class I adenylate-forming enzyme family protein — protein MPFLDRIQRWAEERPHDTAVVVAGRRLRWAELRDAAAAALPETAAVTVLAEANSVDFAVRFAAAVAGRRQCAVLDPTWPESLHQEIVQRLAQSAKPGTVSAADALADGPPDSTFLIGLTSGTTSVPKAFTRSRQSWRQSFDASVAFFGLAQDDVTLAPGPLSASLNLYALAECLYAGSEFQTLESFDVGDVHAAITHDGVTRLILVPTMLRLLSERGLTGGVDASGIRTIICAGSKLDSRTLEAARRWAPNATIFEYYGASELSFVSGVGLAAGELLDAGGTGIGHPFPGVDVRILDDEGSELQDGEAGNICVRSGMVSNGYLWGDDGQALRSFNGWFTVGDQGYLADGELHILGRRADMILTSGKNVYPHEVELALAAVPGVAAAVAAGIPDDLRGQRVVAGVVPSHGGVTAMQLKAGLENILPRDKRPHQYFALSELPTTDRGKVSRNILLDWIGSQDPRARNLDR, from the coding sequence ATGCCTTTTCTCGATAGAATCCAGCGCTGGGCCGAAGAACGCCCCCATGACACCGCCGTCGTGGTGGCGGGCCGGCGCCTGCGCTGGGCTGAGCTCCGGGACGCCGCCGCAGCCGCTCTTCCGGAGACAGCTGCCGTCACCGTCCTTGCCGAGGCCAACTCCGTAGACTTTGCCGTAAGGTTCGCCGCAGCCGTTGCCGGCCGGCGGCAATGCGCCGTCCTGGACCCGACCTGGCCGGAGTCCCTGCACCAGGAGATCGTTCAACGGCTGGCACAGTCGGCCAAGCCCGGCACGGTTTCCGCAGCGGATGCCTTGGCGGACGGGCCGCCGGACTCGACGTTCCTGATCGGACTCACCTCCGGCACCACGTCAGTGCCCAAGGCGTTTACCCGGTCCAGGCAGTCCTGGCGGCAATCCTTTGACGCGTCCGTTGCGTTCTTCGGCCTCGCCCAGGACGACGTCACGCTCGCGCCCGGGCCCTTGTCCGCCAGCCTTAACCTCTATGCCCTGGCTGAGTGCCTCTACGCCGGCTCTGAATTCCAGACGCTGGAGAGTTTCGACGTCGGTGATGTCCACGCCGCCATCACGCACGACGGCGTGACCCGGCTCATCCTCGTGCCCACCATGCTGCGGCTGCTCAGTGAGCGCGGCCTGACCGGTGGCGTGGATGCCTCCGGCATCCGTACCATCATCTGCGCCGGCTCGAAGCTGGACTCACGCACCCTCGAAGCGGCACGGCGCTGGGCGCCGAACGCCACCATCTTCGAGTACTACGGCGCGTCCGAACTGAGCTTTGTCTCCGGTGTGGGGCTGGCGGCGGGGGAGCTCCTGGACGCCGGGGGAACAGGCATCGGACACCCGTTCCCGGGCGTGGACGTCAGAATCCTGGACGATGAGGGTTCCGAACTGCAGGACGGCGAAGCCGGCAATATCTGTGTCCGCAGCGGCATGGTCAGCAACGGCTACCTGTGGGGTGACGACGGCCAGGCGCTGCGCTCCTTCAACGGCTGGTTCACGGTGGGGGACCAGGGCTACCTCGCCGACGGCGAACTGCACATCCTGGGCCGGCGCGCCGACATGATCCTGACCTCGGGAAAGAACGTCTATCCGCACGAAGTGGAACTCGCCCTGGCGGCCGTGCCGGGGGTGGCTGCTGCGGTGGCCGCCGGAATACCCGATGATCTCCGCGGCCAGCGGGTGGTCGCCGGCGTCGTTCCGTCCCATGGCGGAGTCACGGCCATGCAGCTGAAGGCCGGACTCGAAAACATCCTGCCGCGGGACAAGCGGCCCCACCAGTACTTCGCGCTCTCCGAACTTCCCACCACGGACCGTGGCAAGGTCAGCCGGAACATCCTGCTCGACTGGATCGGCTCCCAGGACCCCAGGGCGCGGAACCTTGACCGCTGA